GCAGCTTGGCTGAGTGCAGGGTGGTTTTCTTACTGAGAGACAAGTGAGCCTCACATCGGGTGAGCATCTCTGACAAGCTCTCCCCTATCACATTGTGACTGAACCCTCCCTAGGATCCAGCTGGAATTACCCCAAACACACTCACAGAATTatgtatcttttaaaaatatctggatTTTCACAGGAGAAGTGCTGCAGAGGTATTTGGGTGCCAGGGGCTGTACTGAGGTGCCTCCCCCTTGCCTGCCCACCTGTTAGCCTGGGGCTCACTGTGATACCCTGGAGCCGAGCTGGGACCATCATCATCCTCCCCAGAGGTGCCCAGGAGGCCgtgtgggatgcagggctgcagtgtgAGACCACCAGCCAGGGCCACTCTTGTGCctccaggaaggaaggacaaACAGGCAAGAACACAGTATCAGACTGTGCCAAGGCCTCAGCTCCATCAGGAGTTGCCTGGATGGCTCAATCCCACCTTTAGCTCACACTCTCTCACCTGAAAACCCAGCCTGAGCTCCTGGTGTGCACATGTACAGCTCGTCCTCAGCCTGGGCTTTCCCCCTGAAGGACATGGAGTGAGGAAAGGCTTGTCCCTGCGTGGTCTGAAAACTCATtccagaggaaggagagaggggatGGCAGCTTTCCTACTCACAGCTCATTCCCCTGGAGCTGCGTCCTGGCACGGGGCAACGTGGAGCAAAACCGCGGCTGCCTGGGCTCCTGGTGGGATTAACAGCCAGCAAACTCAGGCACCTcgtgccacagccccagctcccagagtgTCCCCTGGCCTCGGTGATGctcaccagggctggggagggtgcCCAGCCCCCCCGGTGGGAGAGGTGGCTGAGGTGGACTCGGTGCTGGATGGCGTCCGTGAGCTTGTGCACGAGCCGTTtgtgggcagctctggggctgtcctgtggtGGAGAGAACCCCGTGTGGGATGGGCTGAGGCCAGTGCCCTGTGATGCACGGGAGGGTCTGGCCCTGGGGGTGCCCCACCCTGCCTTACCTGACAGTGGGAAAGCAGAATCAGAGCCTGCTGGTAGTGCCCGATGGCTTTCTGGGGGTCTCCCAGGTGGAAGCACGCTGCGCCCAGCCCCTCGCACGCTTGCCACTGGCCCTGCAAGTCCCCTGGGAGGCAAAGGGCTGCATcagtcccagcactgctgtgttgggtagatgtggccagaaatgtggattctgtcaccgtctgttaaaccagctggggcagtgaccctgatctcctggcacatattatctgctcatgggccatctttaaaccagctgggcaatcatctttatcttcccacagcccatcctccctccaggagatatctcctgttcatggccagtgagtcccagggcatgactgataaaattacatcatctcacttggagatgctccagccaggggaggagccaagcctttcctacccagataaaaactgacatttgggacagcaatctttccactggattccagaggaaaaccagacctttccacatcatccctggagcttcagaggaaactgcaccttctccaggagcactgctccagctgaaccacatctgcccttgcaggaggatgcagccaccattgaatgggactgtgccaacaccctgactgactgacgggtgtcagcttggattctgactctggcagggttgggattgttctgtgtaatactgcatttctattttaattttcctagtacagaactgttattcctaattcccatatctttgcctgagagccccttaatttcaaaactataataattgggagggagggggtttacattctccatttcaaagagaagctcctgcctttattggcagatacctgcCCTGCAAACCAGGACAACTGCTCAGAGATCCCTGGTGGGCAGCATTGCCCAGCTTGAGCCCACGTGGGTGCTGCAGactccccaggggctgctgtgcctcTCCTCACCCGAGTCCCGGAAGGCTTGCAGGGCGTGCAGGTAGCTCTCGGCAGCAGCCCCGTGGTTCCCTAGCTGGCTGCAGGCGTAGGCCAGGTTCCCAAAGCACTGCCCCTGAGCTCTGCGGTTCCCCAGAGCACCTGGAATTGGGAACAGGGGGTTCCACACGGAGCTGTGGCGCTCAGGCCAAGCCCCGAGGCAGAGACAGCGGTGTGAGCTACCGTGCAGCGCGGCCGCCCGCCGGTGCCAGCCCAGCGCCGTGCCAAAGCTGCGCAGCCCGTTGTGGGCAGCGCCCAAATTCTGCAGCAGCGCAGCCTCCCGGCGCCGGTCCCGGCGCTGCTGCCCCCCGCACAGCCCGAGCGCCCGCTCGAAGCTCTCGGCAGCCTGGGAGAAGATCTGCAGCTGAGAGTAGCCCAGGCCGATGTCGCTGTAGAGCTTCCCTGGGGGCAGAGAGGAGAAGCGGcggtgggagctgcagaggggaaatgCAGTGGtaggagctgcagagaggagaagcagtgatgggagctgcagagaggaggagtgatgggagctgcagagaggagaagcAGTGATGGGAGCTGCAGATAAGAAATGCAGTGGTGGGAGCTGCAGATAAGAAATGCAGTgatgagagctgcagggatgaaaagcagcagtgggagctgcagggaagagaagcagcgatgggagctgcagagaagaaatgcagtggtgggagctgcacagaggagaagcagcggtgggagctgcacagaggagaagcagtgatggggagcagagaagcagcgatgggagctgcacagaggagaAGCAGTGATGGGGAGCAGAGAAGCAGCGGTGGGAGCTGCACTCAGGGCACTGAGAGCGAAGGGCACGCCGTTACCTCGCAGGGCCGGGTCGGGGATGCTGTCGCAGAGCGAGCGGCACCGGGCCAGCACCCCGGCGATCTCGGTGGCCCCGAAGTGGCGGCTCTGCAGCATGGAGCCGCTCGCCCTGCTCAGAGCCACGGCTGCAGCCCCGGGGCTCTCGGCCGCCGCGAAGGTCTGCGCCGCCTCCAGGAAGCAGCGCGCAGCCCGGGCCGGCTCCTGCATGCCCAGGTAGCAGCAGCCCATCTGCACACAGGTCCCTGCTCGGCCATCAGCGTGCCCAGAACACTGCAGAGCCTTTGGGAAGTCCTGGAGCCCTTCGTGAGCCGCCCCGATGCTGAAATAAAGGCTCCCCAAGTGGTCCCCGCTCTCCACCTCTGAGGGCTGGGACTGGAGGAGGAACTCGAGGCCCTTTTTGGGCTTGCCAGTCTCCACGTAGGCAGCCCCCAGGTTGAAGGCACAAGCCCTGTGGAGCTGGGGGCTCGCCGTGtccctggagaggagcagggcccGCCTGAAGCATCCCAGTGCCTCCCGCCCGGCGCCCAGAGCCAGCGCCCGCTGCCCGGCCCGTGTCAGCCCCTTGATGGCCTCCACCCGCCCTGCCTcgtcccctccctccccagcagcttccctggcctccttctcctttttcctcctgctcttcttGCAGCtggtgggggctgcaggggtgctggtggtggtgctggtgggctgcactcccagctcagcagcctctTCTGAATCCATGGGGAAGGGCAGCAACCTGCCTGCGAGAGAGACGTGCTCAGGCAGCCAAGCCAGCGTGGTCCTGCCACTTCAAACGAGCAGGGTTATTTTATATCATTTATGGAAAATTAGGGATGTCTTGTAGCCTGTTTGCTGTTAAGTTTCAGGAAGCAAAATGGCCTTTGCATGGAAGAACCCACGAGAGAGGAAAGAGGTCacggggggaggaggagggacagcacagcGTGGAGTGGGGTGGTGCTGGGGTGCCTTTTTGGGAGGCAGAATAACCAGTTGCATACACTTACTGTTTGCTCTTCAGGTGCAAAGGGtgctgagagcagggagcagagagacaGGGCATCCCCGGCACTGCGGCCACATCTCTGCTGCATCCACGGCTGCTGCTGCGGGATGGACGGTGTCTGCGGCGCCTCCGCACCTGGGCTGCCTGGAAAACTCCTGGAAAATTGCCTGGAGCGGGTCACAGCCCCTGGTGATGGACGCCAGCACCTAGTGCCGAGTtctgagggacagggaggtggcagGCGGTGACACAGGCTGGGACAAAGCCAGGCCTGTTCCTGGGGAAGCACGTCCCACAATGGCCCCGCTGGCTCCGGTTTCACCCCTGTCACCAGGGTGTGTGCAGTGCCATGGCAACTCAGTGCggtgggatggatggatggggagCGGTGTGATGGACAGGACAGCCGTGCAATGGATGGCACAGCCGGCTCCTGGCTGTCTCAACAGCTCTGACAGGTGCTGGGGGCTCGTCCCGTGCAGGGCCAtgcaggagctggtggtggATGTGGTCAGGACAAACTCAGGCTCTCTAAATTCTGGTCTtgaagtttgcagtttattaCATCGGACCCGGAGTGTACCGCGGTCCTGATGTGAGGGTCCTGATGTGTCCTGGTCTACCCCAGTGTGTCCCGGTCTGTCCCAGTCTATCCCGGTCTACCCCGCTGTATGCCGGTCTGTCCCGGTATATCCTggtctgtgcctgtgtgtcccGGTGTATCCTGGTGTGTCCCGGTGTATCCCGCTATCTCCCGTCTATCCCGGTATCTCGGTATGTGTTCTGGTGTATCCCGGTATATCCCGATCTGTCCCGGTGTATCCTGGTATATCCCACTGTATCCCGGTGTGTCCCGGTGTATCCCAGTCTTTCCCGATCTGCCTCAATGTGTCCCGGTCTATCCCGGTATATGCCGCTGGATCCCGGTCTATCCCGGTGTATCCCGATCTGTCCCGGTGTGTCCCGGTCTATCCCAGTCTATCCCGGTATGTGTTCCGGTGTATCCCGATCTATCCCGATCTGTCCCGGCCTATCCCGCTGTATCCCGGTGTATCCCGTTCTATCCCGGTCTCTCCCGATCTGTCCCGGTCTATCCTGGTCTCTCCCGATCTGTCCCGGTGTATCCCGCTCTATCCCGGTGTATCCTGATCTATCCCGGTCTATCCCGATCTATCCCGGTGTGTCCCGGTCTCTCCCGATCTGTCCCGATCTATCCCGGTCTATCCTGATCTATCCCGGTCTTTCCCGATCTATCCCGGTGTATCCCGATCTGTCCCGGTATATCCCGGTCTATCCCGGTCTGTCCCGGTGTATCCCGGTGTATCCCGATCTATCCCGGTCTATCCCGATCTATCCCGATTTATCCCGGTGTATCCCGATCTATCCCGGTCTGTCCCGGTCTATCCCGATCTATCCCGGTCTATCCCGATCTGTCCCGGTATATCCCGATCTATCCCGGTCTGTCCCGGTGTATCCCGATCTATCCCGATCTATCCCGCTCTAT
This sequence is a window from Oenanthe melanoleuca isolate GR-GAL-2019-014 chromosome 25, OMel1.0, whole genome shotgun sequence. Protein-coding genes within it:
- the TTC24 gene encoding tetratricopeptide repeat protein 24, producing the protein GDEAGRVEAIKGLTRAGQRALALGAGREALGCFRRALLLSRDTASPQLHRACAFNLGAAYVETGKPKKGLEFLLQSQPSEVESGDHLGSLYFSIGAAHEGLQDFPKALQCSGHADGRAGTCVQMGCCYLGMQEPARAARCFLEAAQTFAAAESPGAAAVALSRASGSMLQSRHFGATEIAGVLARCRSLCDSIPDPALRGKLYSDIGLGYSQLQIFSQAAESFERALGLCGGQQRRDRRREAALLQNLGAAHNGLRSFGTALGWHRRAAALHGALGNRRAQGQCFGNLAYACSQLGNHGAAAESYLHALQAFRDSGDLQGQWQACEGLGAACFHLGDPQKAIGHYQQALILLSHCQDSPRAAHKRLVHKLTDAIQHRVHLSHLSHRGGWAPSPALEPRQPRFCSTLPRARTQLQGNELGKAQAEDELYMCTPGAQAGFSGTRVALAGGLTLQPCIPHGLLGTSGEDDDGPSSAPGYHSEPQANSKKTTLHSAKLPHASLQLPENHTQPEHRSSSSEPRPEGLTLPSTGHQNHQTLPARPPQSLDNDPGATAAGCWSRRGPRSGTRTLSLVCSLV